The Coffea eugenioides isolate CCC68of chromosome 8, Ceug_1.0, whole genome shotgun sequence genome has a segment encoding these proteins:
- the LOC113780262 gene encoding heat stress transcription factor A-7a-like codes for MEVRGEGIARNGGIVRPSSLPSKQASEKMEFMKGVRGFTPPPFLTKTFQMVKDTETNNMISWNSEGTSLIVLDHLKFAAEGFRKIGLRQYEYENKWFQRGQEHLLMNIRRRNDEDPTIRKRRELREQHVTAARPSMEAELEIFEDHMNALKEDITRSKYHMGKLESSIATFKKNVKRMEAKSKALIKVLARIFSPALVEKIIQRVEEEPELEILQTMKRRRVILQQSSKTTTKSTDDGACGMDQDDQEANTSMAESKKSADQKLWKKFMGDDSVSEDESEQQLLKQHSRTDMGFDDLMVSKIMNAKEPNLDVEDEVVVDLWTVSLGAASRRGDRAAARRVDAA; via the exons ATGGAAGTACGTGGTGAAGGAATAGCCAGAAATGGTGGGATTGTTAGGCCATCTTCGCTACCCTCCAAGCAGGCCTCAGAGAAGATGGAATTCATGAAGGGAGTGCGTGGTTTCACTCCGCCCCCCTTCTTGACGAAGACCTTTCAAATGGTGAAGGATACAGAGACAAACAACATGATTTCCTGGAATTCTGAAGGTACCAGCCTAATAGTCCTGGACCATCTCAAATTTGCTGCAGAG GGATTCAGGAAGATTGGACTGAGGCAATATGAATACGAGAATAAATGGTTTCAGAGAGGGCAGGAACATTTGCTAATGAACATTAGAAGGCGAAATGATGAAGATCCAACAATCAGGAAAAGACGAGAACTGAGGGAACAACACGTAACGGCTGCGAGGCCTTCAATGGAggcagagctggaaattttcgAGGATCACATGAATGCACTGAAGGAAGACATCACAAGATCAAAATATCATATGGGGAAACTTGAGAGTAGCATAGCCACCTtcaagaaaaatgtgaaaagaaTGGAGGCTAAGTCAAAAGCATTGATCAAGGTCTTAGCCAGAATATTCAGCCCCGCCTTAGTTGAGAAGATAATTCAGCGTGTGGAGGAAGAACCAGAACTTGAAATCCTTCAGACCATGAAGAGAAGAAGAGTGATTCTACAACAAAGCTCTAAAACCACAACAAAGTCCACGGATGATGGAGCTTGTGGCATGGACCAAGATGATCAGGAGGCAAACACTTCAATGGCAGAATCGAAAAAAAGTGCTGATCAGAAACTATGGAAGAAGTTCATGGGAGATGATTCAGTTAGCGAGGATGAGTCGGAGCAACAACTGTTGAAGCAACACTCGAGGACTGATATGGGATTTGATGATTTGATGGTATCCAAGATTATGAATGCCAAGGAGCCTAATTTGGACGTGGAGGATGAAGTTGTTGTTGACCTCTGGAC GGTTTCACTTGGTGCAGCATCAAGAAGAGGAGATAGAGCAGCTGCTAGAAGAGTTGATGCAGCATAA
- the LOC113780263 gene encoding uncharacterized protein LOC113780263 — MALYEALYGRKCRSPIYWDEIGERKVLDPTTIPWMENARERVKLIRQSLKIAQNRKKSYADNRRKDLEFEVGDCVFLKVTPLRSVTAGRGKKLQPRFVRPFKILQRVGKVAYRLKLPSSLSRIHNVIHVSMLKKYYPDTSHILQQEEVEIDESLTYEEKPVQLLDRMVKELRNKRIPLVKILWRNHRIEEVTWEVEEEMKKKCPELFENQDEKFRGRNSFQGEKV; from the coding sequence atggcactCTACGAAGCGCTATACGGGAGGAAGTGCCGGTCACCGATCTATTGGGACGAAATCGGTGAGAGAAAGGTGCtagatccaaccactattccatggatggagaaTGCTCGAGAAAGagtcaagttgatacgacaaAGTCTCAAAATAGCTCAAAACCGAAAGAAGAGCTACgcggacaatcgaagaaaagatctggagttcgaagttggggACTGTGTTTTCCTTAAGGTCACACCATTACGAAGTGTcacggcgggtagaggaaaAAAACTTCAACCGAGATTCGTCAGACCTTTCAAGATTCTCCAAAGAGTTGGTAAAGTAGCGTATCGACTTAAACTACCGTCAAGTCTATCCAGAATTCACAACGTcatccacgtctcgatgcttaaAAAGTATTATCCTGATACGTCTCACATCTTACAGCAAGAGGAAGTCGAGATAGATGAATCCCTCACCTACGAAGAGAAGCCAGTACAGTTGCTCGACCGAATGGTTAAAGAGTTGAGAAACAAACGAATAcctttggtgaagattttatggagaaatcacCGAATTGAGGAGgttacctgggaggtggaagaagaaatgaaaaagaaatgcccTGAACTGTTTGAAAATCAAgatgagaaatttcgagggcgaaattcttttcaGGGGGagaaagtgtga